A genomic window from Ruminiclostridium cellulolyticum H10 includes:
- a CDS encoding polyketide synthase dehydratase domain-containing protein: protein MSLNSESFNDYYSHLKDYTQIVKNGNDISLSICIDTVKHQYLCDHVFGGMCFIPATMIMELLMEAALWYTREILKKDDFFPVGLDDINIERALTVAKGEAIQAVINFQKVVDTNGEIAVYFIINSERKSATGEKVGTRINTTAKVILAKEYPATPSVDYSDAFTERYNIPQDVFYREYFPSLGFLFNSCIGKIAFDREQRIFCGVYNCNSKEKEFIKNDTSAFLSSPLGNDSCLQYAVFFSRILALKGRLPIGGRELRMFKKHPVNGEVKVFIKCIHLDDDIMIFDFYSFDETSLIALGKEFKVKKSPYHKELSRQEFELIMNLYKEE, encoded by the coding sequence ATGAGTTTAAATAGTGAAAGCTTTAATGATTATTATTCTCATTTGAAAGATTATACGCAGATTGTTAAAAATGGAAACGATATTAGTCTAAGTATCTGCATTGATACAGTTAAGCATCAATATTTGTGTGATCATGTTTTCGGAGGTATGTGCTTTATTCCGGCAACAATGATTATGGAATTGCTGATGGAAGCAGCACTATGGTATACACGTGAAATACTTAAAAAAGATGATTTTTTTCCGGTGGGCTTAGATGATATAAATATTGAACGTGCTCTGACTGTTGCTAAAGGAGAGGCAATTCAGGCTGTAATCAATTTTCAGAAGGTCGTTGATACAAATGGAGAAATTGCTGTTTATTTCATAATTAATTCAGAAAGAAAGTCTGCTACAGGAGAGAAGGTAGGGACAAGGATAAACACAACGGCTAAAGTAATTCTAGCTAAAGAGTATCCTGCTACTCCTTCAGTAGATTATTCAGATGCATTTACAGAAAGATATAATATTCCCCAAGATGTATTCTATAGAGAGTACTTTCCTTCTTTGGGCTTTCTTTTTAATTCTTGTATAGGTAAAATTGCCTTTGATAGGGAGCAAAGAATATTCTGCGGAGTATACAATTGTAATAGTAAGGAAAAAGAGTTTATCAAAAACGATACATCAGCATTTTTATCGTCTCCGTTGGGAAACGATTCATGTCTACAATACGCTGTTTTTTTCTCAAGAATACTAGCTTTAAAGGGGAGACTTCCTATAGGTGGCAGGGAGTTGAGAATGTTTAAAAAACACCCTGTCAATGGTGAAGTAAAAGTTTTCATAAAATGTATACACTTAGATGATGATATTATGATTTTTGATTTTTATTCATTCGATGAGACCTCACTTATTGCTTTAGGAAAGGAATTCAAGGTTAAAAAATCGCCATATCACAAAGAGTTGAGCAGGCAAGAATTTGAACTTATTATGAATTTGTATAAGGAGGAATAG
- a CDS encoding alpha/beta fold hydrolase, with product MNDLLFLNGMYKGKESWIKQIRSKKLKENYRMIFMDYPEFGTTEVHKEYMHVVMENIYSLLQKQNIEKINLIGYSIGGVFASWFASLYPEKINSLVLINSGFYLSTYMKVIIRQSLKLLQSEIDFSMIYPYISVWNYSEEYLEKIIELPNYINPYYDGYKVNRNVLSGLLHIADRLENYKGCIEKIRCPVLVIGAENDSVLPFERQLKLFKNRSGFEVKIVSGSSHSAIYENSNEVNAYIQEFLDRYN from the coding sequence ATGAATGACCTGCTATTTCTTAATGGTATGTATAAAGGAAAAGAGAGTTGGATTAAGCAAATACGGAGTAAAAAGCTGAAAGAAAATTATAGGATGATATTTATGGATTATCCGGAATTTGGGACAACTGAAGTACATAAAGAATATATGCATGTAGTAATGGAAAATATATATTCTTTATTACAAAAACAAAATATAGAGAAGATAAATCTTATAGGCTATTCAATAGGAGGAGTTTTTGCATCATGGTTTGCTTCGTTGTATCCTGAAAAAATAAATTCGTTAGTATTAATTAACTCAGGTTTCTATCTAAGTACATATATGAAGGTCATTATAAGGCAATCATTGAAGTTACTACAATCCGAAATAGATTTTTCGATGATTTATCCATACATTTCTGTATGGAACTATTCAGAAGAATACCTTGAAAAGATTATCGAACTGCCTAATTATATTAACCCATATTATGATGGGTATAAGGTTAACAGGAATGTACTATCGGGACTTTTACATATTGCAGACAGGCTTGAAAATTACAAAGGGTGCATAGAGAAAATTAGATGTCCTGTACTAGTTATAGGTGCAGAAAATGATAGTGTACTTCCCTTCGAAAGACAGCTAAAACTTTTTAAGAATAGAAGTGGTTTTGAAGTTAAGATAGTATCGGGTTCTTCGCATTCAGCCATTTATGAAAACTCAAATGAGGTTAATGCATATATACAAGAATTTTTAGATAGGTATAACTGA